GATCAACGCCGATGACGTGTGGTCCGAGTACGGCGTCACCGGCGAGGGCATCGTCGTGGCGCCCATCGACAGCGGTGCCGAGTTCGACCACTCGGCACTCGTCGACTCGTATCGGGGCAACCTCGGTGACGGACGCTTCGACCACGACTACAACTGGTTCGACCCCATGGCGGACTGCGCCGCTCCGTCGCTGGTGCCCTGCGACAACCACCGGCACGGCACCCACGTCACCGGCACGATGGTGGGCGAGGACGGTGCGGGCAATCAGATCGGCGTCGCGCCCGGTGCCCAGTGGATCGCCGCGAAGGGCTGCCTGTACCTCGGCTGCCCGGACGTCGGCCTGGTGGAGTCCGGGCAGTGGATGCTCGCACCCACGGACCTGGCCGGCGAGAATCCTCGCCCCGACCTGCGGCCGCACGTGATCAACAACTCCTGGGGCTCGCCCGGCGGCACGGTCCTCGACCCGTGGTACGACGAGATCAGCGCCGCCTGGACCGCTTCGGGCATCTTCGGTCTCTTCGCCAACGGCAATTCCGGTCCGGGCTGCACCACGTCGGGGGCGCCTGCGCACTCGCCCGAGTCTTACGCCGTCGGTGCCTACGCGGCGGACGGCGGCATCGCCGCGTTCTCCAGTCGGGGACCCGGGCCTGCGGGCGACATCCGTCCGAGCATCGCCGCACCGGGCGTCGCCGTCCGCTCCTCGGTCCTCCGGGGCGGCTACGCGAGCCTCAACGGCACCTCGATGGCCGCCCCGCACGTGGCGGGCGCGGTCGCGCTGGTGTGGTCGGCGGCGCCGAGCCTGGTCGGCGACATCGAGGGCACCCGGGCGCTGCTGGGCGCCACGTCGATCGACGTCGACGACACGAGCTGCGGCGGCACCGCCGCCGAGAACAACGTGTGGGGCGAGGGCATGCTCGACGTCCTGGCCGCCGTCGACGCGGCACCGCGCGCCGAGACGGGCGAGCTCACCGGCACCGTGACCGACGCGGACACCGGCGAGCCCCTCGGCGGCGCGAGGGTGACCATCGCGGGCCCGCAGCACCGGAGCATCGTCGTGGGGACGGATGGAACCTTCACCCGACGGCTGGCGGTGGGCGACTACACCGTCACCGGCTCGGCGTTCGGCTACGGCGAGGAGAGCGGCGCCGCGACCGTCGTCGCCGACGAGACCACCACGTTCGACACGGTCTTGACGATCCTCCCCACCCACGACGTGCGAGGCACGGTGTCGGACTCCCGTGGTGTGGTCCTCGACGGCATCGAGGTCGCGATCGGCCGAGGCGTGCTGCCGTCGGAGACCACCGGTCAGGACGGGGGATTCGTCTTCGAGTCGGTCCCGGAGGGCGCCTACGAGCTGTCCGCCACCGGATCGGGCTGCCTCGTTCCCGCCGCGAGGGAGGTGGTCGTCGCGGGCGACGCCGTGGTCGTCGACTTCACCCTGCCCGACGTGACGGACTCCCACGGCCACTTCTGTCGCGACGGCGGGGACGTCTTCATCGCCGGTGAGGACCGGCTCAGTCTCACCGGCTGGGACGCCGTGACGACCGTGACACTGCCGTTTCCCGTCGACTTCTATGGCGAGCAGTACAGCCGGGCCTTCGTCAGCTCCAACGGCGTCCTCAACTTCCTGGCGCCGTCGCCGGGCGGCGGCACCACCCCGCGGATACCCGCGGCTGCCGCGCCGAATGCCGTGGTGGCTCCCTTCTGGACCACGATCAACGTCGAGGCGACCGCAGGCGTCTACACCGGGCTTTCCGGGGAGCCGGGCGAGCGGGTGTTCGTCATCGAGTGGCGTGACGTACGACCGCTGAGCTTCGAGCCGGAACTGACCTTCGCCGTGCAGTTCCACGAGGCGGGCGGGATCGTCTTCTCCTATGCGGACCTGCCCGCCGACGACCCCGTCGCGCTGGGCCTGCGGACCACGGTCGGCATCGAGAACGCCGACGGGACCGACGGACTGCAGTACTCCTACCGCGCCCCGGTCCTGTCCTCGGGGACATCGATCCGCTTCGACACGCTCGACATCGCCGCGGGCTGATCGGCCGGACACCCAGGATGTCGCCTGCCGAGATGCGGCGTCTCGATTCCCGGGGATCGAGACGGACCTGACCCGGTAGCGGCGGCCGCACCGGATGATCGGCAGCGGGCGTCGGACGAAAACGATCGTCCGGCGCCCGCGTTCTCGCGTCAACAGCGCACGCGGAGACACCCGATGCGTGGACGTGCGGAATACCGCAGCGGTTGATGTTCGGCCCGCAAGGCAGCGGACTGCTCGATGTCGATTCTGTCCGCACCGCATCCGGATTCCCGGCGAAAGAATTCGAGCCGTAGAAAGAGGAAAGCGGCCAAGAGGGACGCTTCGCGATCTCTTTCCCGCCGCGCTCGGGCCAGAGTGGACAGTGTTTCCGGCATTCGGGTGAACGAATTGACCACATCTTCCCTACGCGATATCGGAAACCGTGAATCCGCTTCGGCGGCGCGTGCTCGGCAGGCCACAGGGCCGCCGGAGCTGTGGTATCCGCGATCGACGCTGGTCGAAGGGTGCAATGAACACGACTCCGGCGCCGATCCCATTATACCGGGAGATGATCTCCCCGGCCAGTTGACGAAGATCATGCCTGCGGTGCGAATCCGGCGTTGCCAGGCACGAGCGGCAGCCGCGATCGAGGGCTAGGGTCGTCGGTGTACGGCAGGTCGGCGGTGGTCGTACCCGGCGTGGTCGCCCCGGTGGCGACGCCGAATGGGGCACGCCTCTCCCCGTCGGATCGTCCGGCGATTCACCGTCATTCCGCCTGCTTCGCCGATGCCCGCACGGAACCGCGCGGGTGCCGGCTGCCTCGTACCGAATCGTTCTCCTTCGTGAGGAAGGCACCGCATTCATGGAGCTCGGCTTTCATCTCCCCATCTTCGACATCGACGGCGGCACCTCCGCCATCGCCGGTGAACTGGCCAGAGTCGGCACGGCGGCGGAGGCGTCCGGTGCAGTCTGGCTGTCCTTCATGGACCACTTCTTCCAGATCGAGCAGACCGGCCTGCCTGCGGAGTCGAACATGCTGGAGGGCTACACCGCACTGGGCTTCCTGGCCGCCCACACCACCACGATCGAGCTCGGGCTGCTCGTCACTGGGGTGACCTATCGGCATCCTGGCCTGCTAGCCAAGACCGTCACCACGTTGGACGTCCTGTCCGGCGGGCGTGCGGCACTGGGCATCGGTGCCGCGTGGTTCGAGCGCGAGCATCTCGGGCTGGGCGTGCCGTATCCGCCGGTGGCCGAACGGTTCGAGCGGCTGGAGGAGACGCTGCGCATCTGCGGGCAGATGTGGGACGCGGAGAACAACGGATCGTTCGAGGGCAGGCACTATCAGCTGGCCGAGACGATCTGCGCACCGCAGCCGATCCACCGGCCGAAGGTCCTCATCGGCGGCGGCGGGGAGCGCAAGACCCTGCGGCTGGTCGCGCAGTACGGCGACGCCTGCAACCTGTTCGCCTCCTCGACCGAGGAGGTCCGCCACAAGCTCGACGTGCTGCGACGGCACTGCGACGACGTGGGCCGGGACTACGACGAGATCCGAAAGACGATCCTCGCCTCGGGTCTCGAGCCGGACTCGGCCGCCCACGACGCATTCGTGCGGACGATGGCGGACTACGCCGAACTCGGCGTGCACACCGCCATCGTGACCCCGACGACCGGTTCACCTGCCGCCTGGATCGACGGCGTCGCACCCGTCGTGCCTCGGCTCGCCGAGCTGGGGGCGGCGAGGTCCTGAACCCGGTTCTGCGCGGGCGGGGCCGTCGCGGGGCGGCCCGCGTGCCCGGCCGAGCGGGTCCAATCGGGATCGGCCCGAGCACGGAGCGGACGGGCGGGACCGACACACGGCGGGATCGAGCGAGACGCTGATCCGGGTCCGGCCCGCTGCGGACGGCAGGCCGGGACGTCTGCGTATGGCGGGGTGAGTCCGCCTGCGAGACGACGGCGGCGGGCAGGAGGAGGGGCCTGCCCGCCGCCGAAGCGAAGGGTGGTGATCAGGAGGCGATCTGCGCCTCGATGTCGGCGGTGTAGGCGCCGACCCGCGTGTAGACGCCGGGGAAGCCTGCCTGGGCGCAGCCTCGGCCCCAGGAGGTCAGGCCGACCAGCACGCCGTCCACGACCAGCGGTCCGCCGGAGTCGCCCTGGCAGGCGTCGATGCCGCCCTCGGGATAACCAGCGCAGATCATCGAGTCGCTGCCGTAGGAGCTGCCGTAGGCGTCGGAGCAGGTGGCATCACTGGTCAGCGGGACCACCGCCTCCAGCAGGTACCGCGAGCTCGATCCGGTCTCCGTGGTGCCCCAGCCCAGGACCGTCGCGGAGTTGCCCTGCGCGTAGAGGGCGTCGTCGGCCGACGACGCCAGATCGATGGTCTCGTAGGGCAGCGAGGTCTCCAGCGTCAGCACCGCGACGTCCTCGCCCGAGGTCGCCGTGACGTAGTCCGGGTGCACCCAGATGTCGGTGACGCCGACGACCTCGCCTGCCGTGCCCTGCTTGTCCTCGCGGCCCGCGACCACGTCCACCGAAGACGGGCTGTCGCCGTCCACGCAGTGCGCGGCGGTGGCGACCTTGTCCGGGGCGACGAGCGCGCCGCCGCAGAACTGGAAACCCGTCGACGTGGCGAGGTAGACCGTGTACGGGTAGTCGTCGATGGACGCCCGCTCACCGCCGATCACCCGGGTCTCGATCGGGTCCGTGGCGGGGTCGTCGGCCGCCGTCGCGACGCCAAACCCGGTGACGCTGAGCGACACCGCCGCCAGTGATGCTCCGAGCAGCGTCCGCAGGCGAGGCAGGGTGATCGCCATGTGGTTCTCCTTCGTCTCATGTTCCTGGTCGAGCGCCTTTCACATCAACAGAGACGGTGAATCACTGACAATCGTCCGTTTGGGTTACCTAGCACCGATAGGGGGCCTCGAGAGTGGAACCGGTGACGGAAATGTCATCTGGGGCGAACGTGATCACCCGAAATATGTGCTCAGTGACGATTCCGATGCGAAGAGTGATCACAATGTGTCGTCCAGTGAGGACCGTCGCAGGTCCTTCGGCGCGACCGGCCAGACGCCGCACATTCCTCACTGAGCGTGATCAATCTTCGGGTTGATCGGCGCGGCCTGCCTGCGACGCGACGGGTGTCCGGCCGCCTCGTCCTCGTGCTGCGGACGGGCGAACGGGGCGCGTCCCGCGCGGTCCGCATGGGCTGCGCCCGGCCGACGCGGTCCGGTGCTTGCCCGCCGTCGACGCGACCGGTATCCAGAGACGATGGTCTCGATGACGGATACGGACGTCGCCAGGGCGCGAGCCCTCACCCTGGGCTGTGGTGAGGTCGTGCACCTCAACAACGCGGGGGCGGCGCTGCCGCCCGCGCCCGTCACCGACATCGTCGTGGAGCACCTGCGTGCCGAGGCGATGCGCGGCGGCTACGAGGCCGCCGAGGAGGCGGCCCCTCGCGTCGACGCCGTGTACCGGTCGATCGCCGCCCTGATCGGAGCCGAGACCGAGGACGTCTCGATCACCGACAGTGCCACCCGTGCCTGGCAGGCGGTGTTCTACTCGATCCCGTTCGTGCCGGGCGACCGCATCCTGACCTGCAAGGCCGATTACGCCAGCAATGCCATCGCGCTGTTGCAGACGGCGCGGCGGACCGGCGCCGAGATCGAGGTCGTCGCCGACGACGAGAGCGGCCAAGTCGATGTCGAGGACCTCCGCCGCAGGCTCGACGGCCGCGTCCGACTGATCACCATGACCCACGTCCCGACCCAGGGCGGCCTGGTCAATCCGGCCGAGCAGGTCGGCGAGATCGCCGAGGAGGCGGGCATCCCCTTCCTCCTCGACGCCTGCCAGTCCGCTGGTCAGCTCGAACTCGACGTCGCCCGGCTGCGCTGCGACGCGCTGAGCGCCACCGGCCGCAAGTATCTGCGCGGCCCGCGCGGCACCGGCTTCCTCTACACCAGCCCGCGACTGCGGAAGAAGCTCGAACCGGCGGTGCTCGACCTGCACTCGGCGACGTGGACGGCGCCCGACGCCTACCAGGTGCACGAGGACGGCAGGCGGTTCGAACTCTGGGAGAAGAACGTCGCTGCAGTACTGGGACTCGGTGCGGCGGTGGACCACGCGTTGTCCTGGGGCCTGGACGCCATCGAAGAGCGGGTGAGCGGGCTGGCCGCAGGCCTGCGCACCGCGTTGGCGGACATTCCCGGCGTCACCGTCCATGATCAGGGGGTGCGCCGCTGCGGGATCGTCACCTTCAGCCTCGCGAGCCTGCCGTCGGCTCGGCTGCGGCGGCTGCTCGGCGCGGAGAACATCAACACGAGTCTGTCGCGGCGTGAGTCCGCCCAGCACGACTTCACCGCGCGCGACCTGCCGGAGATGATCAGGGCGTCGGTGCACTACTACAACACCGAGGACGAGCTGAGCAGGCTCGTCGACGCGGTGGCGCGGTCGTCGAGGCGCCGGGCGGGCTGAGGCGTTCTTCCCGCGCGCCCGGCGTCCGGCACCCCTGGTCCGGCACCCGGGCAGGTCGCCCGCTGGACTTGGCTCGCGTCACCGAGGATCGGCGGCGACGGGCGGGCCCTGCGTTGCGAGGTGCGCGGCGAGTCGGGCCCGGAACTCGTCGAGATCGCCGACGACCTCCTCGACGCGGTCGGCGTGTCGATGCAGGTCGAGGTATCGGGCGCCGATCGCGTCCGGATCGCCGTCGCCCGCGCCCGCCGCGATGCGGGTGCCGATCGTCACGGTGGCGACGTGGACGCCGTGTGGTGCCAGCTCCTCGTGCAGGGTGTGTGCCCAGTTCCGCAGGCCCGCCATGGCGAGTCCGACATTGGCCAGGATCGGCACGGGCTCGCTGGCGGAGATCCCGGTGGTCAGCAGCACGGTCCCGGCCCCCTTGGCGAGCATGTCGGGTAGCACCCGGCCGACGGCGGTGATCGCCCCGAGCACGTGCAACGCGAACTGCGCGGCGGCGGACTCCACGGTGGTCTCGGCGGCCGAGGTGATGCTCCCCGTCGGACTGGGGCTGTACTCCAGCACGTCGATCTCGCCGAGGGCGTCCTTCGCGGCGGTCAGGGCGTCGGCCAGCGATGCCCGGTCCAGGATGTCCGCCGGGAAGGCCCGCGCGGTGACGCCCCGCGCCTGAAGCTGCGCCGTCAGCTCGGCCAGCGTGGCGGGATTCCGGGCGATCAGCCCGACCCGGAACCCCTCGGCTCCGAAGGCCCGTGCGACGCCCATGCCCAGCCCCGGGCCCGCCCCGACGATCACCAAGGTCTTGCTCATCACCGCTCCGATCACTTCAGGACGTCAGGGGATGACGGCTCCGACGTCGACACTTACGCTTTGTGCGTAGCAGCATCGTTTGTCATCGAGGGTCCAGCCACAAGACGGCACATTCATGTCAGTCACGAACACGGAGGTGACCATTGGCCGCCACCAGCGACTCGGCGGCGACGCGACGCGCGTTGCCGTCCTCGCCATGGCCGGAGCCGGGCACGGCAGAGCCCGCCGAGGAGGTCTGCCGCCAGGTGCTCTCGATCCTCGGCAGGGTGGGTGACAAGTGGAGCGTGCTGGTGATCGGCGCGCTGGCGGAGGGAACCCTCCGCTTCGGCGAGCTGCATCGCACCGTCACGGGCATCTCGCAGCGGATGCTGACCCTGACCCTGCGCCAGCTCGAACGCGACGGGCTGCTCACACGCACCGTCTACGCGAGCGTCCCGCCCAGGGTGGACTATGCGCTTACCGGACTCGGCGAGACGCTGCTCGACGCGGTGATCGGACTCTCCGACTGGGCCAGGGACCACCGCGTGGAGATCAACGAGAACCGCAGCCGCTACGACGAGGGGACGACGGGCCCGAGCAGCGACGCGGGTACGGCTCGGCGGTCGACGCTGCCGGAGCATCGGATAGCAGGCATGGGATAGCGGCATCGGACAGCCGGGACGCGAGTGCCGCCGCAGGCCGCAGGCCTACTACTCGTCATGCCTGCCGGTCGGCAGTTCCGAGGACTGCCGGAACTCGTGTTTCGTGGCCGACCTGATCTATGCCGACGTGATCTGTTCCGCACGCACTCCGACCGGCTCCTCTTCGCAAACCGGCTGGGTCGGTCTCACGCCGAGGCGCTGTCCGGTCCGGCTCCGCGAGGTCGAGTCTGCGGCGCGGCCCCGGTGCCCTCGGCTGAGCCGGACCGGCACACCGAGGTGGGGGAGGTGCTCGGACAGATCGTTCTTCCCCGCACGTTCGGAGAAGAAGGCAGCGAGTACAGCGCTGACATGATCACCGACCACCTCCCCCTGATCGCTACCCGATCAGTCCCAGTCCAGCGCCCCGCCGGTCTGGTACTCGTTCACCCGCGTCTCGAAGAAGTTCTTCTCCTTCTTGAGGTCGATCATCTCCGACATCCACGGGAAGGGGTTCTCCGTCGCCGGAAACACCGGCTCCAGACCGAGCTGTACGCAGCGTCGGTTGGTGATGAAGTGCATGTACTGCTCGCAGGCGTCGGCGTTGATGCCGAGCACGCCCCTGGGCATCGTGTCGTGGCCGTAGGCCACCTCCAGCTCACAGGCCTCGACGAGCATCCGCCGCACCTCGTCCTGGAACTCCTCGGTCCACAGCCGAGGGTTCTCGATCTTGATCTGGTTGATGGCGTCGATGCCGAAGTTCAGGTGGATCGACTCGTCCCGCAGGATGTACTGGTACTGCTCGGCGATGCCGACCATCTTGTGCCGCCTGCCCAGCGAGAGGATCTGGGCGAAGCCGGTGTAGAACCACATGCCCTCGAAGATCACGTAGAAGGCCACCAGGTCCCGCAGGAAGGCCTGGTCGGCCTCGAAGGTCCCGGTGCGGAACTCCGGGTCCTCCAGGTTGCGGGTGTACTCCAGTGCCCACGCCGCCTTCGCGGTGATCGAGGGCACCTCCCGGTACATGTTGAACAGTTCGCCCTCGTCCAGGCCGAGGCTCTCGCAGATGTACTGGAAGGTGTGCGTGTGCACGGCCTCCTCGAACGCCTGGCGGAGCAGGTACTGCCTGCACTCCGGGTTGGTGAGCTGCCGGTACACCGCCAGCACGATGTTGTTCGCGACCAGCGACTCCGAGGTGGCGAAGAAGCCCAGATTGCGCTTGATCATCCGACGCTCGTCGTCGGTCAGCCCGTCGGCGGACTTCCACAGCGCGATGTCGGCCTGCATGGAGACCTCGGTGGGCATCCAGTGGTTGTTACAGCCCGCGAGGTACTTCTCCCAGGCCCAGCGGTACTTCAGCGGCAGCAGCTGATTGACGTCTGCCCTGGCGTTGATCATCGCCTTGTCGTCGACGTCGACCCGGCCGCCCTGGCGGTCGATCTCGCCGAGGCCGCTGCCCTCGACGGGGGCGGTGCGCTGCGTCTCGACTCCGGTCATCGGTCTGCTCCGTTGCGCTCGTGTTCGGTGGCGGCCCTGCTGCCGGGCCCCGTGCCTGCTCCGGCGGTCGGCCGGGTGATCGGGTGCGTCCTGGTCACTGGCAGGCCTCGCAATCCGGCTCGTCGATCGCGCAGGCCGCCGCCGAGATGGCGACGGGAACCTCGGCCGCCGGGACGGGCGTCGGTGCTGGTCCGCCCGCCTGGACCGCGTTGAGCCTGCCGTCGGTGCCCTGCAACGTGCTCTTCTCCACGTGGGTGGCGCTCTGCGCCCGCAGGTAGTACGTGGTCTTCAGGCCGGAGCGCCAGGCCAGCCGGTACAGGGTGTCGAGCTTGCGGCCGCTGGGCTCGGCCAGGTAGAGGTTCAGCGACTGCGCCTGGTCGAGCCACTTCTGCCTGCGGGAGGCGGCCAGCACCAGCCACTTCGGGTCGATCTCGAACGCCGTGGCGTAGAGCGAGCGCAGCTCCGCGGGCACGCGGCCGATCGCGCCCAGCCTGCCGTCGTGACGCTTCAGGTCGGCGATCATCTGCTCGTCCCACAGACCCCGCTCCTTCAGCGCGGCCACCAGATGCGGGTTGACCACGGTGAAGTCGCCGGACATGTTCGACTTCACGAACAGGTTCTGATACTGCGGCTCGATGGACTGGCTCACGCCGCAGATGTTGGCGATGGTCGCGGTCGGCGCGATGGCCATCACGTTCGAATTGCGCATTCCGACGGTGCGGACCCGTTCGCGCAGGGACTGCCAGTCCATCGTGGACGTCGTGTCCATGACCAGGTCGCCGCTCTGCCGCTGCTCGGCCAGCAGGGCGATCGAGTCGATGGGCAGCACGCCCCGGCTCCACAGCGAGCCCGCGTAGGACTCGTAGCTGCCGCGCTGCGCCGCCAGCTCGCTGGACGCGGCGATGGCGTGGTAGCTGATCTCCTCCATGCTGCGGTCGGCGAAGGCCACCGCCTCATCGGAGGCGATCGGCAGACCGAGCTGGAACAGGGCGTCCTGGAAGCCCATCATGCCCAGGCCGACCGGGCGGTGCCGCAGGTTCGACCGTCGTGCCTCGGGGATCGTGTAGAAGTTCACGTCGATGACGTTGTCCAGCATCCGCACGGCGGTGGTGACGGTGGCGGCCAGCCGCTCCCGATCCAGCTCCAGCCGTCCGTCGGGGCCGGGGCGCAGGTGCTCGGCCAGGTTGACCGACCCGAGGTTGCAGACGGCGACCTCGTCGGCGGAGGTGTTCAGCGTGATCTCGGTGCACAGGTTCGACGAGTGCACCACGCCGATGTGCTGCTGCGGCGAGCGCAGGTTGCACGGGTCCTTGAAGGTGATCCACGGGTGGCCGGTCTCGAACAGCATGGTCAGCATCCGCCGCCACAGCTCGACGGCCCGGACCCGGCGGAAGACCCTGATCTCACCCCGGTCGGCGGCCCGCTCGTACTCCCGGTACCGCTCGGCGAACGCGGTGCCGTAGAGGTCGTGCAGGTCGGGGACCTCGTCGGGGGAGAACAGCGTCCACTGGTCGTCGGCCTCGACGCGGCGGAGGAACTCGTCGGGAACCCAGTTCGCCGTGTTCATGTCGTGGGTGCGGCGCCGGTCGTCGCCGGTGTTCTTGCGCAGGTCGAGGAACTCCTCGACATCGACGTGCCAGGTCTCCAGGTAGGCGCAGACCGCACCGAGCCGCTTGCCGCCCTGGTTCACGGCCACCGCCGTGTCGTTGGCGATCTTCAGGAAGGGGACGACGCCCTGCGAGCTGCCGTTGGTGCCCTTGATGTGCGCGCCGAGGCCGCGGACCGGCGTCCAGTCGTTGCCGAGTCCGCCCGCGTACTTCGACAGCATGGCGTTGTTGCGGATGCCGTGGAAGATCCCGCTCAGGTCGTCCTCGACGGTGGTGAGGAAGCAGGACGAGAGCTGCGGTCGGGTGGTGCCCGAGTTGAACAGCGTCGGGGTGGAGCACATGAAGGCGAAGGTGGACAGCAGCTCGTAGAACTCGATCGCCCGCGCCTCGCGCTCGTCCTCGCGCAGTGCCAGGCCCATCGCGACGCGCATGAAGAACATCTGCGGCAGTTCGAACCGCACGCCGCCGCTGTGCTGGAGGTAGCGGTCGTAGAGCGTCTGGAGGCCGAGGAACTGGAAGTCCCGATCGCGCTCCGGGCGCAGCGCGGCGGCGATCCGGCCGAGGTCGAAGTCGGCGAGGGTCGGGTCGAGCAGGTCCAGGGCGATGCCGCGCCGCACGAAGGCCTCGAAGGCGGCCGGGTAACTCGCCGCGACCGCCTCGGGGCTCGCGTCGGGCACGGGGCGGCCGAGGAAGGTCAACGCCTCGGCACGCAGCTTCTCCAACAGCAGCCGGGCGGCCACCTGCGAGTAGTGCGGCTCGATCTCGACCATGCTGCGGGCGGCCATGATCTGGGCCAGCGCCAGCTCGTCGGCGTCGATGCCGTCGTAGAGGTTGCGCACCGTCTCGTCGAGGACGGTCTGCGCGGTGACGCCTGCCAGCCCGGCACACGCCTCGTGCACGGTCGCGGCGAGCCGTTCGACGTCGAGTGGAGCGAGAGCGCCGTCCGCGTCCTTGACCCGGATCACCCGATCGGGAAGTTCAAGCGGCGCGGGAGCGGCGGAGGCGGGAATCCCCTCGGCGATCGCGCGGCGATCTGCCTGAACGGGTCGTGCTGGTCGGAGTGACTCGACGGTCACGGTGGTCTCCTCGTAGCCGGGGCGGCATCGGTTCACCCCCGAGGAGGAGCGCGCGGCAGCACGCGGACCTGCCGATGGCATGATCCGTCGCTGTCCACACGGCCCACCCTCGAGGCCTCGGACGGCGTGCTCGGTGGCACGCGCCGATGGCAGGTCTTCGGACTCACGGGCTTCCGGCGAGGTGGGACTCGCCGGTCCTACGGCCGTCACTTCCCGAGAGACCGAGGTCTCCTAGTGTGTGCACCGTCCGGTATGGACGGCGACGGCCTTCGTTCCCGTTCACCGCTGCGGGGCAGTCCCGGACTCGCACCGGGTTCCCTGTCTCCTCGTCATGACACCGGCAGGCGCCCTGACGAACCATCAGCGGGGGTGAGACTACATGTTGGGGTCGGTGCTTTGTCTCACCCCAACATCCTGGCGTGTTCCCGACTGTGGTCGGCTAGGGTGACTCGCCGAGAACGAGGCGATCACAGGGTGACCGGGCCGACCGGGAGGGTGACGCGACCCGGTTCTTAGTGAAAACTGCTCTCATCAGAGTGGGCGTCCTTCTCGAGAGGAGAGCCGTGGACGGGGCAACGGAAGCCGAATCGGGCAGACACCGCAGCAGAGCCCGTCGCCGCCGCCGCGTCGTGCTGGGCATCACCTCGGCGCTGCTGGTCGTGCTCGCCGCGTCGGCCTGGGCAGTGCGCCAGGACGTCGGCGGCGGATACAGCGAGGCAGGGAGCAGACTCCGGGTCGTGACCACGACGAACTTCCTCACCGACGCCGTCGGTGAGATCGGCGGCACCGACATCGAGCTGACCGGGCTGATGGGCAGCGGCGTCGACCCGC
The Actinoalloteichus fjordicus DNA segment above includes these coding regions:
- a CDS encoding ribonucleoside-diphosphate reductase subunit alpha, with product MAEGIPASAAPAPLELPDRVIRVKDADGALAPLDVERLAATVHEACAGLAGVTAQTVLDETVRNLYDGIDADELALAQIMAARSMVEIEPHYSQVAARLLLEKLRAEALTFLGRPVPDASPEAVAASYPAAFEAFVRRGIALDLLDPTLADFDLGRIAAALRPERDRDFQFLGLQTLYDRYLQHSGGVRFELPQMFFMRVAMGLALREDEREARAIEFYELLSTFAFMCSTPTLFNSGTTRPQLSSCFLTTVEDDLSGIFHGIRNNAMLSKYAGGLGNDWTPVRGLGAHIKGTNGSSQGVVPFLKIANDTAVAVNQGGKRLGAVCAYLETWHVDVEEFLDLRKNTGDDRRRTHDMNTANWVPDEFLRRVEADDQWTLFSPDEVPDLHDLYGTAFAERYREYERAADRGEIRVFRRVRAVELWRRMLTMLFETGHPWITFKDPCNLRSPQQHIGVVHSSNLCTEITLNTSADEVAVCNLGSVNLAEHLRPGPDGRLELDRERLAATVTTAVRMLDNVIDVNFYTIPEARRSNLRHRPVGLGMMGFQDALFQLGLPIASDEAVAFADRSMEEISYHAIAASSELAAQRGSYESYAGSLWSRGVLPIDSIALLAEQRQSGDLVMDTTSTMDWQSLRERVRTVGMRNSNVMAIAPTATIANICGVSQSIEPQYQNLFVKSNMSGDFTVVNPHLVAALKERGLWDEQMIADLKRHDGRLGAIGRVPAELRSLYATAFEIDPKWLVLAASRRQKWLDQAQSLNLYLAEPSGRKLDTLYRLAWRSGLKTTYYLRAQSATHVEKSTLQGTDGRLNAVQAGGPAPTPVPAAEVPVAISAAACAIDEPDCEACQ